The genome window GTCCCAGGCAAAGACGATCGCCTCGTCCTTGAAATAGTCGCCGAAGCTGAAATTGCCGAGCATCTCGAAGAAGGTGTGGTGCCGCGCGGTATAACCCACATTGTCGAGGTCATTGTGCTTGCCACCGGCGCGCACGCATTTCTGGCTGGTGGTCGCGCGGGAATAGTCGCGTGTCTCGACCCCAGTGAAGAGGTTCTTGAACTGCACCATGCCCGAATTGGTGAACATGAGCGTTGGGTCGTTGCGCGGCACAAGAGACGAGCTGTGGACACGCTCATGGCCATTCCTCGCGAAGAAATCGAGAAAGGTCGACCGGATATCATTCAGGCTTTGCATGGCGCGACGCGGTTCCTTCGGCATGGGCTTCGGGAACCGGGTCTATCGCTCCAGCGGCGGGGCGGCAAGCGGGCGTTCCCGCGACCGCCCCCGCCCCGGGGGTCAGTCCTCGATCAGGCTCGCGTCGCTGCCGGCATCGCTGTCGTCCGAGCCGTTGAACTCGAGCCCGTGGGCCGCACGGATCTTGTCCTCGATCTGCAGGGCCGTTGCCGGATTCTCCTTGAGGAAATTCTTGGCGTTCTCGCGGCCCTGACCGATCCGTTCGTCGCCGTAGGAGAACCACGAGCCGGACTTGTCGACGATGCCCGCCTTGACCCCCATATCGACCAGTTCGCCGGTCTTGGAGATCCCCTCGCCGTACATGATATCGAATTCCACGACCTTGAACGGCGGCGCGACCTTGTTCTTGACGACCTTTACCTTGGTCTGGTTGCCAACAACCTCGTCGCGATCCTTGATGGCACCGATGCGACGGATATCGAGACGGACGGAGGAATAGAACTTGAGCGCGTTGCCGCCCGTCGTCGTTTCCGGGCTGCCGAACATGACGCCGATCTTCATGCGGATCTGGTTGATGAAGATGACGGTGCAGCCCGTCCGGCTGATCGACCCGGTGAGCTTGCGCATCGCCTGGCTCATCAGGCGGGCATGAACGCCGACCGAGCTGTCGCCCATGTCGCCTTCGAGTTCGGATTTCGGCGTGAGCGCGGCGACCGAGTCCACGACCACCATGTTCACGGCCCCCGAACGGACGAGCGTATCTGTGATCTCGAGGGCCTGTTCGCCCGTATCGGGTTGCGAGATCAGCAGCTCGTCGAGGTTCACGCCCAGCTTGCGTGCATATTGCGGGTCGAGCGCGTGTTCGGCGTCGACGAAGGCGCAGACGCCGCCCTTCTTCTGTTCCTCGGCCACGCAATGCAGCGTCAGCGTTGTCTTCCCCGAGCTTTCGGGGCCGTATATCTCGACGATGCGGCCTTTCGGAAGGCCGCCGATCCCGAGCGCGATGTCGAGCCCGAGCGATCCGGTCGATGTCGATTCGATATCGGGCAGCGCGTTGTCGCCCCCGAGCTTCATGATTGATCCCTTGCCGAACTGCCGCTCGATCTGGGACAATGCGGACTCGAGCGCCTTCTGCTTGTCGGTATTCTGCTTTTCAGCCATGTCGAGAAGTCCAGCCTTGCCCATATTTCGAGATCCTTATTTCACGTCGAAAGCGCAGCGGCAATCGCGCCTTTGTTCACGCCCCGTTCTCATTCCATCTGAGGGAGAAGCGAGAACAAATCAAGATCTTTCGAGAAATTCGGTTAAAATCGGTTCGTTTCCCCAGACGGATCACTCCCGCTGGAATTGCGCATCGACCGTCGCCGTCAAATCGGCGAGCGAAAAAGGCTTCGGAAGGAAGGTGGAGTTCGGAATCTGCCGCTGGGCATCCGCGAAACTTTCTTCGGCATAGCCTGACATGAAGATCACCCGCGTATCGGGACGTGTTTCGAGTGCCTCGCGCACCCAGGACGGACCGTCGCGTCCGGGCATGATGACGTCGGTCACGAATGCGTCGATGCGGGCCGTCTTGTCGCGACAGATTTCGAGCGCGGATTCGGCATCCG of Palleronia sp. LCG004 contains these proteins:
- the recA gene encoding recombinase RecA encodes the protein MGKAGLLDMAEKQNTDKQKALESALSQIERQFGKGSIMKLGGDNALPDIESTSTGSLGLDIALGIGGLPKGRIVEIYGPESSGKTTLTLHCVAEEQKKGGVCAFVDAEHALDPQYARKLGVNLDELLISQPDTGEQALEITDTLVRSGAVNMVVVDSVAALTPKSELEGDMGDSSVGVHARLMSQAMRKLTGSISRTGCTVIFINQIRMKIGVMFGSPETTTGGNALKFYSSVRLDIRRIGAIKDRDEVVGNQTKVKVVKNKVAPPFKVVEFDIMYGEGISKTGELVDMGVKAGIVDKSGSWFSYGDERIGQGRENAKNFLKENPATALQIEDKIRAAHGLEFNGSDDSDAGSDASLIED